Part of the Halopenitus persicus genome is shown below.
GAGGTCGCCCGCGAGCTCGGGATCGATCCGGCGGAGCTCATCACCCTGTCCTCGAACGAGAACCCCCACGGCGCGAGCCCTGACGCGGTCGACGCGATCCGTGAGGGCGCCGAGTCGATCAGCGTCTATCCCAAGTCCTCACACGCCGACCTCATCGCCGAGCTGGCCGCGGAGTGGGACCTCGCCGACGAGCAGGTGTGGCTCTCGGCCGGCGCCGACGGCTCGATCGACTATCTCTCGCGCGCGATGCTCGAGCCGGACGACCGGATCCTGGCACCCGACCCGGGGTTCGCCTACTACGGGATGTCCGCGCGGTACCACCACGGCGACGTTGCGACCTACGAGCTCGACCCCGCGGACGGGTTCGAGCAGACGGCCGAGACCGTCCTCGACGCCTACGCCGGCGAGCGGATGATCTACGTCACCTCGCCGCACAACCCCTCCGGCTCCGTGATGGACCTCTCGGAGGTCCGGCTGCTCGCGGACGCGACCGCCGAGGAGACGCTCGTGGTGGTCGACGAGGCCTACGGCGAGTTCGCGGAGACGTCCTCCGCGGTCGAGCTCCTCGAGGAACGGGCGGACGTCGCCGTCCTGCGGACGTTCTCGAAGGCCTACGGGCTCGCGGGCCTGCGCGTCGGCTACGCGCTCGTCCCCGAAGCGTGGGCTGACGCCTACGCCCGCGTGAACACGCCCTTCGCCGCGAGCGAGCTGGCCTGCCGGGCGGCGCTTGCCGCCCTGGCCGACGACGAGCACGTCGACCGCTCGATCGAGTCGGCGCGGTGGGGCCGCGAGTACGTTCGCGAGCACGTCGACGCGCCGACGGTCGAGTCGGCCGGCAACTTCGTGCTGATCGAGGTGGGCGACGCCGAGGCCGTGACCGAGGCGCTCCAACGCGAGGGGATCATCGTTCGGGACTGCACCTCCTTCGGCCTGCCCGAGCACATCCGCGTGACGACCGGCACGCGCGAGGAGACGCGGGCGGCGGTCGAGGCCATCAACGACGTGCTCGCGCGGCTGGAACCGGGTGTCTCGGCCTGATGCGCGTCGCCGTCACCGGCACCCCGGGAACCGGGAAGACGTCCGCGACGCGGCTGCTCGAGGCCGATGGCACCGGTGAAAGCGAGGACGACCACACCGTCATCCACCTCAACGAGCTGATCGAGTCGGACGAGGACCTCTGGACCGAGCGCGACGACGATCGCGACTCGCTCGTGGCGGATCTCGAGGCGATCGCCGAGCGGCTCGGCGACTGGGACGGGATCCTGGAGTCGCATCTGGCACACTACTTCGAGGCCGACCGGGTCGTCGTGCTCCGGTGTGCACCGGAGACCCTCGAGGACCGGCTGACAGAGCGGGGCGAACCGCCGGCGAAGGCGCGTGAGAACGCCGAGAGCGAGGCGCTCGACGTGATCCTCTCCGAGGCGGTCGAGCGCTTCGGACGCGAACACGTCCACGAGATCGACACGACCGAGGCGGAGCCGGAAGCGGTCGCCGCGGAGATCGAGGCGGTCATCGACGGCGACCGCGAGCCGAGCGCCGGGACGGTCGACTTCACGGGGTATTTATAAACAGATGTCGACGCCGACGGAACCCGGACCGATGTCGACGCCGACGTGGACGGGACGGCGGAGACGGCGGAAGACGGAGGCTCCCGGGAGCGACACGCGATGACGCTCGACCGCTTTCGACCGCTGGCGAACCGGCTGCTCGCCCCGTGGGTTTCGGCGGCCGACCAGCTCGGGCTGAGCCCGGACGGGGTGAGCGTGCTGGCGTTTCTCGCCGCCATCGCTGCGGGGCTGTCCTTCGCGGTCGCGACGCCGGCCGGCTACCTGGCCGGCGCGATCCTCGTGTTCGTCAACGGCTGGCTGGACTTGGTCGACGGCCAGCTGGCCCGCACGCAGGGCGTGGAATCATCGGGCGGCGACCTTCTCGACCACGTCCTCGACCGGTACGCCGACATCGCGATCCTCGCCGGACTCGCGGCCGGGATCGGCCGCTACGGACTCGGGCTCGCGGCGGTCACGGGCGTGTTGATGACCTCCTACCTCGGCACGCAGATCCAGGCGGTCGGGCTCGGTCGGGAGTACGGCGGGCTGCTCGGGCGCGCCGACCGGCTCGCGCTCGTGGGCGTGACGGGCGTCCTCGCGGCGGTCGTTCCCGGCCCGGTCGTGACGGCGGACGCCCTTCCGGAGCCGATCGCCGCCGCCGTCGGGCCCATCGTCGGTCCGGCCGGGATCGGACTCGTGGCGGTCCTCCTCGCGCTGTTCGCCGTCGTGGGGCATCTCACCGCGCTCCAGCGGTTCCGGGGCGCCTGGGCCGACCTCTAGCACCGTCCGACGTCCGACGCGTTCCCCCAACCCGGATACTTAAAAGTCTCGGCGGAATACGTGGCGACATGCCGACCTTCGAACTATCGCTGTCCGACGACGTGTACTCCGAGTTCCAGCAGCTGGCCGAGCAGGAGTTCGTCAGCGAGGAGCAGGCGGCCGAGGAGCTCATCGCCTCCGGGATCGAGGCGTACAACGTCACGATCGTCGACGAGGAACCCCGCGACGAGATGATGGAGAGCGCCGAGAACAACATGTTCGACACCGCCCAGGATCCGGGCAGCATCGAGGACGACCGGTTGTGACTTCTCCCACGACTACAGTCGTGGGCTTTCGCCTCGAATTTTCCGTAAGCCGTCCCCGACAACCGATACGCCTGCCGGCAGGACGAGAGCCCGGCTCGGTTCGATTGCGGCCGGTCGCGTAGAACGTTACCTTATACCACAGATATATAAGCGACCGTTCCACTAGGTCGTGATAGGTGGTATCACATGCACGGATCCGGGGGGTTCCGCAGCGACGTCAGCATCGATACCGAACGCCAGGCGGAGTCCGAGGCCGAGGCGCTCGTCGAGGAGTTCCTCGACCGGGACCTCGTCGACGCGGAGACGCGCGTCGAACTTCGACGACTGCTCGCGGCCGACCGCCCCGTCGAGGCGCTGCGAACGGCGACCAAACGACGGCGGCGGAACTGTCGGTAGACGACACCGCCGGTCGGGTCGGTAGATGTCATTGCCGGTCGGGTCGGTAGATGTCACCGCCGGTCGGGTCGGATCCGGCGGCGTTCTCGTTCGCCCGGAGGTAGACCTTTTTAAGCGCCCTTCCCGAACGGGCGGACGATGTCACACGGAGACTTCGAGGGTTACGGGGGCCGGTACGTCCCCGACCCGCTCGAGGAACCGCTCGACCGGCTTGCGACCGCCTACGACGAGATCGCGAACACGGAGTCGTTCCGGGCGGAGCTGCGCCGACTGCTCGAGGAGTACGCGGGTCGTTCGACGCCCCTCTACCACGCCGAACGCCTCAGCGAGCGCTACGGCGCGGACGTCTACCTCAAGCGGGAGGACCTGCTCCACGGCGGCGCCCACAAGATCAACAACGCGCTCGGGCAGGCCCTGTTGGCCAAGCAGGCGGGCAAGGACCGGCTGATCGCCGAAACGGGCGCGGGGCAACACGGCACCGCGACCGCGATGGTCGGCGCGCTGTTGGACCTGGACACGGAGATCTATATGGGCGAGAAGGACGTCGAGCGCCAGCGGATGAACGTCTTCCGGATGCGCCTGATGGGCGCCGAGGTGAACGAGGTGACCCGCGGCGGGGCCGGGCTGGCGGACGCCGTGGACGCCGCCCTCGAGGACTTCGCCGGAAACGTCGCGGACACCCACTACCTCGTCGGCAGCGTCGTCGGGCCCGACCCGTTCCCGCGGATGGTGCGCGACTTCCAGTCGGTCATCGGCCGGGAGGCCCGCGAGCAGTTCCTCGACCGCACCGGCGAGCTGCCGGACGCGGCGGTCGCCTGCGTCGGCGGCGGCTCGAACGCGATCGGCCTGTTCCACGCGTTCCGCGACGACGACGTCGCCCTGTACGGGGCCGAGGGCGGCGGCGAGGGAACCGACTCGAGCCGCCACGCCGCGCCGCTGGCACGCGGCGAGGACGACGTCCTTCACGGAATGAAGACGCGCGTGATCGGCGAGGACGTCGAGGTGCATTCGGTCTCCGCCGGGCTCGATTACCCCGGCGTCGGCCCCGAGCACGCGATGTTCCGGGAGCTGGGTCGGGCCGAGTACGTCGGCGTCGACGACGACGCCGCGCTCGCCGCCTTCCGCGAACTGAGCGAGACGGAGGGGATCATCCCGGCGCTGGAGTCGAGCCACGCGATCGCCCGCGCGATCGAGCTCGCCGAGGCGGGCGAGCACGAGACGATCCTCGTGAACCTCTCCGGGCGCGGCGACAAGGACATGGAGACCGCAGCCGAGCGGTTCGACCTGTAGCGGGCCGGGAGCCGGTCCGCTGGTTCACGAACGACGATCGGCGTCCGTCATGGCTCAAGCCGTGGTTTGTGCCTCTCGAAGGTACTTATCACCGGGGGACGAACCGTCGATCGATGACCGATCCGACGCGACGTGAAGCCCTCCTCGGACTCGGGGCGGCCGCCGGCCTCGGCGGTGCCGGCTGTCTCGACGCGCCCACCGATGGAGGCGGCA
Proteins encoded:
- the trpB gene encoding tryptophan synthase subunit beta, producing MSHGDFEGYGGRYVPDPLEEPLDRLATAYDEIANTESFRAELRRLLEEYAGRSTPLYHAERLSERYGADVYLKREDLLHGGAHKINNALGQALLAKQAGKDRLIAETGAGQHGTATAMVGALLDLDTEIYMGEKDVERQRMNVFRMRLMGAEVNEVTRGGAGLADAVDAALEDFAGNVADTHYLVGSVVGPDPFPRMVRDFQSVIGREAREQFLDRTGELPDAAVACVGGGSNAIGLFHAFRDDDVALYGAEGGGEGTDSSRHAAPLARGEDDVLHGMKTRVIGEDVEVHSVSAGLDYPGVGPEHAMFRELGRAEYVGVDDDAALAAFRELSETEGIIPALESSHAIARAIELAEAGEHETILVNLSGRGDKDMETAAERFDL
- the hisC gene encoding histidinol-phosphate transaminase, which gives rise to MHTRDLSEHSPYVPGRGDEEVARELGIDPAELITLSSNENPHGASPDAVDAIREGAESISVYPKSSHADLIAELAAEWDLADEQVWLSAGADGSIDYLSRAMLEPDDRILAPDPGFAYYGMSARYHHGDVATYELDPADGFEQTAETVLDAYAGERMIYVTSPHNPSGSVMDLSEVRLLADATAEETLVVVDEAYGEFAETSSAVELLEERADVAVLRTFSKAYGLAGLRVGYALVPEAWADAYARVNTPFAASELACRAALAALADDEHVDRSIESARWGREYVREHVDAPTVESAGNFVLIEVGDAEAVTEALQREGIIVRDCTSFGLPEHIRVTTGTREETRAAVEAINDVLARLEPGVSA
- a CDS encoding adenylate kinase family protein produces the protein MRVAVTGTPGTGKTSATRLLEADGTGESEDDHTVIHLNELIESDEDLWTERDDDRDSLVADLEAIAERLGDWDGILESHLAHYFEADRVVVLRCAPETLEDRLTERGEPPAKARENAESEALDVILSEAVERFGREHVHEIDTTEAEPEAVAAEIEAVIDGDREPSAGTVDFTGYL
- a CDS encoding CDP-alcohol phosphatidyltransferase family protein, whose amino-acid sequence is MTLDRFRPLANRLLAPWVSAADQLGLSPDGVSVLAFLAAIAAGLSFAVATPAGYLAGAILVFVNGWLDLVDGQLARTQGVESSGGDLLDHVLDRYADIAILAGLAAGIGRYGLGLAAVTGVLMTSYLGTQIQAVGLGREYGGLLGRADRLALVGVTGVLAAVVPGPVVTADALPEPIAAAVGPIVGPAGIGLVAVLLALFAVVGHLTALQRFRGAWADL